In one Parageobacillus genomosp. 1 genomic region, the following are encoded:
- the hisS gene encoding histidine--tRNA ligase — MAFQIPRGTQDILPGEAEKWQYIEKIAHNICERYNYHEIRTPIFEHTELFLRGVGDTTDIVQKEMYTFEDKGGRSLTLRPEGTAPVVRSFVEHKMYGNPNQPVKLYYIGPMFRYERPQAGRFRQFVQFGVEALGSSDPAMDAEVIALAMELYQTLGLKQLKLVINSLGDAESRKAHRQALIDHFQGRIHELCEDCQMRLEKNPLRILDCKKDRDHELMATAPSILDYLNEESRQYFEKVKSYLTKLGIPFEVDARLVRGLDYYNHTTFEIMSDAEGFGAITTLCGGGRYNGLVQEIGGPETPGIGFALSIERLLAALEAEGITLPVRAGIDCYVVAVGEKAQEESVLLVNRLRKAGIVADKDYQDRKVKAQLKAADRLNAKFVAILGDDELAKNVINIKEMSTGEQTEVPLPSFIDFLKERLA; from the coding sequence ATGGCTTTTCAAATTCCGAGAGGAACGCAAGATATTTTGCCAGGTGAAGCCGAAAAGTGGCAGTATATTGAAAAGATCGCGCACAATATTTGCGAGCGTTACAATTATCATGAAATTCGCACGCCGATTTTTGAACATACCGAGCTGTTTTTGCGCGGCGTCGGCGATACGACCGATATTGTACAAAAAGAAATGTATACGTTTGAAGACAAAGGCGGAAGAAGCTTGACGCTTCGCCCAGAAGGCACGGCGCCGGTCGTTCGTTCGTTTGTAGAACATAAAATGTACGGCAATCCGAATCAGCCGGTGAAGCTGTATTACATAGGGCCGATGTTCCGCTACGAACGCCCGCAGGCCGGACGATTCCGCCAGTTTGTGCAATTTGGCGTCGAGGCGCTTGGCAGCAGCGATCCGGCGATGGACGCGGAAGTGATTGCGCTGGCGATGGAACTGTATCAAACATTAGGGTTAAAACAATTAAAATTAGTGATTAACAGCCTGGGGGATGCGGAAAGCCGCAAAGCGCACCGCCAAGCGTTGATCGATCATTTCCAAGGCCGGATTCATGAGCTTTGCGAAGACTGTCAAATGCGCCTCGAAAAAAATCCGCTTCGCATCCTTGACTGCAAAAAAGACCGCGATCATGAGTTAATGGCGACAGCGCCATCGATCCTTGATTATTTGAATGAGGAATCGCGTCAGTATTTTGAAAAAGTCAAATCGTACTTGACGAAGTTGGGCATTCCGTTCGAAGTGGACGCTCGCCTTGTTCGCGGGTTGGATTATTATAACCATACGACATTTGAAATTATGAGCGATGCCGAAGGGTTCGGCGCAATTACGACATTATGCGGCGGCGGCCGTTACAATGGACTCGTGCAGGAAATCGGCGGACCAGAAACGCCGGGCATCGGCTTTGCCCTTAGCATTGAGCGGCTTTTGGCCGCATTGGAGGCAGAAGGCATTACATTGCCGGTTCGCGCAGGCATCGATTGTTATGTAGTTGCTGTCGGCGAAAAAGCGCAAGAGGAATCCGTGCTGCTGGTAAATCGGCTGCGCAAAGCAGGGATCGTCGCCGATAAAGACTACCAGGACCGCAAAGTAAAAGCACAGCTGAAAGCAGCTGACCGGTTAAACGCGAAATTTGTGGCGATTCTTGGCGACGACGAGCTCGCCAAAAACGTCATCAATATAAAAGAAATGAGTACAGGGGAGCAAACGGAAGTACCGTTGCCGTCATTTATCGATTTCTTAAAAGAACGATTAGCATAG
- the secDF gene encoding protein translocase subunit SecDF, with amino-acid sequence MVKRSRIVAFFLLLLLLAGVMGPTIQGIVHNMKLGLDLQGGFEVLYEVKPAKKGDKIDQETLKSTVSALNKRINVLGVSEPNIQIEGKNRIRVQLAGVKDQNQAREILSTQAKLTFRDVNDNVLMDGSDLVQGGAKLSFDENGKPSVAIKLKDANKFKQVTEKVYKMGPPNNLLVIWLDFKEGVDSYKKEAGKAHPKFISAAAVNQVFNQTDVSIVGNFTVKEAQQLADLLNAGALPVELKEIYSTSVGAQFGQNALQKTIFAGIVGVAAIFLFMILFYRLPGVIAVITLLVYIYLILLIFDLMNGVLTLPGIAALILGVGMAVDANIITYERIKEEIKLGKSIMSAFRSGNRGSFATILDANITTIIAGVVLFIYGTSSVKGFATMLIISILASFITAVYGTRLLLGLLVHSRWLNNKPGYFGVKKSEILNIAETTDDTEVPTKFDRWDFVKHSKKFFVFSGLLTVIGIIALLTMKLNLGIDFTSGTRVEVMSDKPINAEQLKDEFGQLGLKPEDVVLSGDRNNVGVARFIGVLNKKEIAELKSHFKQKYGSEPNVSTVSPVVGKELARNAFIAVLISSLGIILYVTIRFELYMALAAIVALLHDAFFIITFFSLTRLEVDLTFIAAVLTIIGYSINDTIVTFDRIRDLMKKRKVKTVDDLKHIVNRALQQTLTRSINTVLTVIFTVVALLIFGSEAIFTFNIALLAGLVCGVYSSLCIASQLWVVWKGNQLKKGKGKKSSAKELEPQA; translated from the coding sequence ATGGTGAAACGCAGTCGCATTGTCGCGTTTTTCCTGTTGCTTTTGCTTTTGGCAGGAGTGATGGGGCCGACGATTCAAGGTATTGTACATAACATGAAATTAGGCCTTGATTTGCAAGGCGGTTTTGAAGTGCTTTATGAAGTAAAGCCGGCAAAAAAAGGCGATAAAATCGATCAAGAAACGTTAAAAAGCACGGTCAGCGCGTTAAACAAACGGATTAACGTACTTGGCGTGAGCGAACCGAACATTCAAATCGAAGGAAAAAACCGCATTCGCGTCCAGCTCGCTGGGGTTAAGGACCAAAATCAAGCGCGCGAAATTTTATCGACGCAAGCCAAATTAACGTTCCGCGACGTCAATGACAACGTGTTAATGGATGGAAGCGATCTTGTTCAAGGCGGAGCAAAGCTGTCTTTCGATGAAAACGGGAAACCAAGTGTCGCCATTAAATTAAAAGATGCGAACAAATTTAAACAAGTAACAGAAAAAGTATATAAAATGGGACCGCCAAATAACTTATTGGTCATTTGGCTGGATTTTAAAGAAGGAGTGGACTCTTACAAAAAAGAAGCAGGAAAAGCGCATCCAAAATTTATTTCCGCGGCAGCGGTAAACCAAGTATTTAACCAAACTGATGTCTCCATTGTGGGCAATTTCACGGTGAAGGAAGCGCAGCAGTTGGCTGATTTACTCAATGCCGGGGCGCTTCCAGTCGAGTTAAAAGAAATTTACTCGACATCGGTCGGAGCACAGTTTGGCCAAAACGCTCTGCAAAAAACGATTTTTGCCGGCATTGTAGGGGTAGCTGCGATTTTCCTCTTTATGATTTTGTTTTATCGCTTGCCAGGGGTTATCGCAGTCATTACATTGTTGGTATATATTTACTTGATTCTTCTTATTTTTGATTTGATGAACGGCGTCTTGACGCTGCCAGGAATCGCCGCGCTTATTTTAGGTGTCGGGATGGCGGTAGACGCCAACATCATTACGTATGAACGGATTAAAGAGGAGATTAAGCTCGGCAAGTCGATTATGTCGGCGTTCCGTTCTGGGAATAGAGGGTCGTTTGCGACGATTTTGGATGCGAACATTACGACGATTATCGCCGGTGTCGTTCTCTTCATTTACGGGACGAGCTCGGTCAAAGGGTTTGCGACGATGCTCATCATCAGCATTTTAGCCAGCTTCATCACGGCGGTGTACGGCACGCGCCTGCTCCTTGGCCTGCTTGTTCATAGCCGCTGGCTAAACAATAAACCAGGCTATTTTGGCGTAAAAAAATCGGAAATCTTAAATATCGCGGAAACAACGGATGATACGGAAGTGCCGACTAAGTTTGACCGTTGGGATTTCGTTAAACATAGTAAAAAGTTTTTCGTTTTTTCCGGTTTGTTAACGGTGATCGGGATTATTGCCTTATTAACGATGAAGCTTAATCTTGGCATCGATTTTACGAGTGGGACGCGCGTCGAAGTGATGAGCGACAAGCCGATAAACGCGGAACAGCTAAAAGATGAATTCGGGCAGCTTGGGCTGAAACCGGAGGATGTTGTGTTGTCCGGCGACCGCAATAACGTTGGCGTGGCTCGTTTTATCGGCGTATTAAACAAAAAGGAGATTGCCGAGCTGAAATCGCATTTTAAACAAAAGTACGGCTCCGAGCCGAACGTAAGCACGGTGTCGCCGGTCGTTGGAAAAGAATTGGCGCGCAACGCGTTTATTGCCGTGCTGATTTCCTCACTTGGAATCATTCTTTACGTGACGATCCGCTTTGAGCTGTATATGGCGCTGGCGGCGATTGTCGCGCTGCTTCACGATGCGTTTTTCATTATCACCTTTTTCAGTCTGACGCGGTTGGAGGTGGATTTAACGTTTATCGCCGCGGTGTTGACGATCATCGGTTATTCGATCAACGATACGATCGTTACGTTTGACCGTATCCGCGATTTGATGAAGAAGCGGAAAGTAAAAACGGTAGACGACTTGAAACATATCGTCAACAGAGCGCTGCAACAAACGTTGACCCGCTCGATTAATACGGTATTAACGGTGATCTTTACCGTTGTCGCTCTTTTAATCTTTGGCAGCGAAGCGATTTTTACCTTTAATATCGCCTTGCTCGCTGGGCTTGTTTGCGGCGTTTACTCTTCATTATGCATTGCGTCGCAATTATGGGTAGTTTGGAAAGGAAACCAGCTGAAAAAAGGAAAAGGAAAAAAGAGTTCCGCGAAAGAGCTGGAACCGCAAGCATAA
- a CDS encoding RelA/SpoT family protein produces MANEQVLTAEQVIEQASCYLSEKDVEFIKKAYEFAKHAHRDQYRKSGEPYIIHPIQVAGILVDLKMDPATIAAGFLHDVVEDTEASKEDLEREFGAEVAMLVDGVTKLGKIKYKSQEEQQAENHRKMFLAMAQDIRVILIKLADRLHNMRTLKHLPAEKQRRIANETLEIFAPLAHRLGISKIKWELEDTALRYLNPQQYYRIVNLMKKKRAEREQYLEEVIQEVRERLNEVQIPCEISGRPKHIYSIYRKMVMQNKQFNEIYDLLAVRIIVNSIKDCYAVLGIIHTCWKPMPGRFKDYIAMPKPNMYQSLHTTVIGPKGEPLEVQIRTFEMHQIAEFGIAAHWAYKEGKTIKPNSFEEKLSWFREILEWQNDASNAEEFMESLKMDLFSDMVFVFTPKGDVIELPAGSVPIDFAYRIHSEIGNKTIGAKVNGKMVPLDYKLQTGDIVEILTSKHSYGPSQDWLKLAQTSHAKNKIRQFFKKQRREENIEKGRELVEKEVRSLGFDVKEILTAENIKRVAEKFNFSNEEDMYAAVGYHGITAAQIAHRLTDKWRKQRDLEEQQKKLAETISETKVPAGKKRDCGIRVQGIDNLLIRLSRCCNPVPGDEIIGFITRGRGISVHRVDCPNVQTEEAADRLISVEWESDAKTSREYNVDIEITGFDRRGLLNEVLQAVNETKTDISAVSGRSDHRNKIATINMTIAIRNVSHLQKVVDRIKQIPDIYSVQRIMNN; encoded by the coding sequence ATGGCCAATGAACAAGTATTGACAGCGGAGCAAGTCATTGAACAAGCGAGCTGTTATTTATCGGAAAAAGATGTCGAATTTATTAAAAAGGCGTATGAGTTTGCGAAACATGCGCATCGCGATCAATATCGCAAATCGGGAGAGCCGTATATTATTCACCCGATTCAAGTCGCGGGGATTTTAGTAGATTTAAAAATGGATCCTGCCACGATCGCTGCCGGATTTCTCCATGATGTCGTCGAGGATACAGAGGCGTCAAAAGAAGATTTGGAACGGGAATTCGGTGCTGAAGTGGCGATGCTTGTCGATGGGGTGACGAAGCTAGGAAAGATTAAATATAAATCACAGGAAGAACAGCAAGCGGAAAACCATCGCAAAATGTTTTTAGCAATGGCGCAAGATATCCGCGTCATTTTAATTAAATTAGCGGACCGTCTTCACAATATGCGGACGTTGAAACATTTGCCGGCGGAAAAACAGCGGCGTATCGCCAATGAAACATTGGAAATTTTCGCGCCGTTAGCCCATCGTCTTGGAATTTCCAAGATCAAATGGGAACTGGAAGATACCGCTCTTCGCTACTTAAATCCGCAGCAATATTACCGCATCGTGAACTTAATGAAGAAAAAACGGGCCGAACGCGAGCAATATTTGGAAGAAGTGATTCAGGAAGTGCGTGAACGGCTGAACGAGGTTCAGATTCCGTGCGAAATTTCCGGTCGACCGAAGCATATTTACAGCATCTACCGCAAAATGGTCATGCAAAACAAACAGTTTAACGAAATTTACGATTTGCTCGCCGTCCGCATTATTGTCAACAGCATTAAAGACTGCTACGCCGTGTTAGGCATTATCCATACTTGCTGGAAGCCGATGCCGGGGCGTTTCAAAGATTACATTGCGATGCCAAAGCCGAATATGTACCAATCGCTTCATACGACTGTGATCGGTCCAAAAGGCGAGCCGCTTGAAGTGCAAATTCGCACGTTTGAGATGCATCAAATCGCGGAGTTTGGGATTGCCGCTCACTGGGCGTATAAAGAAGGGAAGACGATTAAGCCGAATTCGTTTGAAGAAAAGCTTTCCTGGTTCCGGGAAATTTTGGAATGGCAAAATGATGCAAGCAACGCCGAAGAATTTATGGAATCGCTGAAAATGGATTTATTCTCCGATATGGTGTTTGTGTTTACGCCAAAAGGCGATGTCATCGAATTGCCGGCTGGTTCGGTGCCGATTGATTTCGCCTATCGCATCCATTCGGAAATTGGCAACAAAACGATCGGCGCCAAAGTCAACGGTAAAATGGTGCCGCTTGATTACAAGTTGCAGACAGGCGACATTGTCGAGATTTTGACTTCAAAGCACTCATATGGGCCAAGTCAAGATTGGCTGAAGCTGGCGCAAACGTCCCATGCCAAAAATAAAATCCGTCAGTTTTTCAAAAAGCAAAGACGAGAAGAAAATATTGAAAAAGGACGAGAGCTTGTCGAAAAAGAAGTCCGCAGCCTCGGGTTTGATGTAAAAGAAATTTTAACGGCGGAAAACATCAAGCGCGTTGCCGAGAAATTTAATTTTTCCAACGAAGAGGATATGTATGCCGCGGTCGGTTATCATGGGATTACCGCAGCGCAAATTGCTCACCGTTTAACAGATAAATGGCGGAAGCAGCGCGATTTAGAAGAACAGCAGAAAAAATTGGCGGAGACGATATCGGAAACAAAAGTGCCGGCCGGAAAAAAACGCGATTGCGGCATCCGCGTTCAAGGGATAGACAATTTGCTGATCCGCCTGTCGCGTTGCTGCAACCCGGTTCCCGGCGACGAAATTATCGGTTTTATTACGAGAGGCCGAGGCATTTCCGTCCATCGCGTCGACTGTCCTAACGTGCAGACGGAAGAAGCGGCCGATCGCTTAATTTCGGTCGAATGGGAAAGCGACGCAAAAACAAGCCGCGAATATAACGTAGACATTGAAATTACCGGTTTTGACCGCCGCGGCTTGCTCAATGAAGTGCTGCAGGCGGTGAATGAAACAAAAACAGATATTTCGGCTGTTTCCGGCAGGTCCGATCACCGCAATAAAATCGCCACCATTAATATGACGATTGCGATTCGCAATGTCAGCCATTTGCAAAAGGTGGTCGACCGCATTAAACAAATACCAGATATTTACTCGGTACAACGAATCATGAATAACTAG
- the aspS gene encoding aspartate--tRNA ligase, protein MFGRTYYCGEITEKAIGEKVVLKGWVQKRRDLGGLIFIDLRDRTGIVQVVFSPEVSQEALHVAEKVRNEYVLSVEGTVVAREEGTINPNLPTGKIEIQAEQVTIINEAKTPPFIISDQTDVAEEVRLKYRYLDLRRPVMFRTLQLRHRVAKAIRDFLDGEGFLEVETPILTKSTPEGARDYLVPSRVHPGEFYALPQSPQIFKQLLMVAGVERYYQIARCFRDEDLRADRQPEFTQIDIETSFMSQEEIMDLTERMMAHVVKAAKGIDVSLPFPRMSYDEAMSRYGSDKPDTRFGLELVDVSEIVKHSSFKVFAGAVANGGQVKAINVKGKAAQFSRKDIDALAEFVARYGAKGLAWLKVEADGLKGPIAKFFTEEEQAGLVKTLEAEEGDLLLFVADQKAVVADALGALRLKLGKDLNLIDETKLHFLWITDWPLLEYDEEEGRYYAAHHPFTMPVREDLPALETNPEKVRAQAYDLVLNGYELGGGSMRIFERDVQEKMFRTLGFTEEEARAQFGFLLEAFEYGTPPHGGIALGLDRLVMLLAGRSNLRDTIAFPKTASASCLLTEAPSPVSKQQLEELHLAVQSEKEE, encoded by the coding sequence ATGTTTGGCAGGACCTATTATTGTGGGGAAATTACGGAAAAAGCGATTGGCGAGAAAGTCGTGCTCAAAGGCTGGGTGCAAAAGCGCCGCGACCTTGGTGGACTCATTTTCATTGATCTTCGTGACCGAACGGGCATCGTGCAAGTTGTCTTCAGCCCGGAAGTATCGCAGGAAGCGCTGCATGTTGCTGAGAAAGTGCGGAATGAATATGTGTTAAGCGTCGAGGGGACGGTTGTTGCCCGAGAAGAAGGAACGATCAATCCAAATCTTCCAACAGGAAAAATTGAAATTCAAGCCGAACAGGTCACCATCATTAATGAAGCGAAAACACCACCGTTTATTATTTCTGACCAAACAGATGTTGCTGAAGAAGTGCGTTTGAAGTATCGTTATTTAGATTTGCGCCGCCCGGTGATGTTCCGCACGCTGCAGCTGCGTCACCGTGTGGCGAAAGCGATTCGCGACTTTTTAGACGGCGAAGGTTTTTTGGAGGTGGAAACGCCGATTTTAACGAAAAGCACGCCGGAAGGTGCGCGCGACTATTTAGTGCCAAGCCGCGTGCATCCAGGCGAATTTTATGCGTTGCCGCAGTCGCCGCAAATATTTAAGCAGCTGTTAATGGTTGCGGGGGTTGAGCGGTATTATCAAATTGCCCGCTGTTTCCGCGATGAAGATTTGCGCGCTGACCGGCAGCCGGAGTTTACACAGATCGATATCGAAACATCGTTTATGAGCCAAGAAGAGATTATGGACTTAACGGAACGAATGATGGCCCACGTTGTAAAAGCAGCAAAAGGAATCGATGTTTCCCTTCCGTTCCCGCGCATGTCGTATGATGAGGCGATGAGCCGCTACGGTTCGGACAAACCGGATACGCGTTTCGGTTTAGAGCTTGTCGATGTATCGGAAATTGTGAAGCATTCTTCATTTAAAGTGTTTGCCGGTGCTGTCGCTAACGGCGGCCAAGTAAAAGCGATTAATGTAAAAGGAAAAGCGGCGCAATTTTCCCGCAAAGATATCGATGCGTTGGCCGAATTTGTCGCCCGCTACGGCGCAAAAGGACTGGCATGGTTGAAAGTGGAAGCAGACGGATTGAAAGGGCCGATCGCGAAATTTTTCACCGAAGAAGAGCAAGCGGGACTCGTTAAAACGCTTGAGGCGGAAGAAGGAGATTTATTGCTGTTTGTCGCCGACCAAAAAGCGGTGGTTGCGGATGCGCTTGGCGCCCTGCGGCTGAAGCTTGGCAAAGATTTAAATTTAATTGATGAAACAAAGCTCCATTTCCTTTGGATTACGGACTGGCCGCTTCTTGAGTATGACGAGGAAGAAGGACGTTACTACGCGGCGCATCATCCATTTACGATGCCGGTGCGGGAAGACTTGCCGGCGTTGGAAACAAACCCGGAAAAAGTAAGAGCGCAGGCATATGATCTTGTTCTCAACGGTTATGAGCTTGGCGGCGGTTCGATGCGGATTTTTGAGCGCGATGTGCAAGAAAAGATGTTCCGTACCCTAGGATTTACTGAAGAGGAAGCGCGCGCGCAGTTTGGCTTTCTGCTTGAAGCGTTTGAATACGGAACCCCGCCGCATGGCGGCATTGCGCTTGGCTTAGATCGGCTTGTCATGCTGCTTGCGGGACGTTCCAACTTGCGCGATACGATCGCGTTTCCAAAAACGGCGAGCGCCAGCTGTCTGCTTACCGAAGCGCCGAGCCCAGTCAGCAAGCAGCAGCTTGAAGAATTGCATTTAGCAGTCCAATCGGAAAAAGAAGAGTAA
- the recJ gene encoding single-stranded-DNA-specific exonuclease RecJ: protein MLTAKTRWDVKHPDEHIVKHLAEQLHIDPLIAKLLVHRGVCTAKEAEAFLHPLKQPFHDPFLLDGMERAVARLEQAIRQGESILVYGDYDADGVCSTTVMVSALKEAGAVVDFYIPNRFTEGYGPNEAAFRRAKEQGVSLIVTVDNGIAAVKEVALANELGMDVIITDHHEPGPVLPEAYEIIHPKKPGSTYPFRELAGVGVAFKVAHALLGEVPRHLLDVVSIGTIADLVPLTGENRLLAAQGLDELRRTKRIGLRALWQQCRIEAKEINEQTVGFVIAPRMNAVGRLGGADPAVRLLMTEDETEAKRLAKEMDDLNRERQQLVAEIAEEAAQIVREQFPPARNKVLVVAKEGWNPGVIGIVASRLVEQFYRPTIVLSIDAEKGIAKGSARSIHGFDLFASLSTCRDILPHFGGHPMAAGMTLSIDHIDELRQRLNALADETLSDDDFTPITVVDAVCSVSDLTLSAAEQLEKFAPFGVGNAKPLFLIENVSVEMMRRIGADQSHLKVVFAENGATVDGVGFGFGYLYDEIARDAKVSVVGELAVNEWNGLRKPQLMIYDVAVSECQLFDVRGQRDIYSLIASLPKEKRLLIMFRKETEQISDMASFKDELHYVHSGEEAATLCLDGRYVVLLDLPPSLQILKMLLRSSLPARIYALFYQRETHFFRTLPTRDHFKWFYAFLRKQGVFHIAEHGGQLARARGWTEETVHFMAKVFLELEFITERNGVISLVPQPAKRDLNESPTYRLKQAQLELENLLLYSTYEQLKRCLFEMKGSQTYEEANV, encoded by the coding sequence ATGTTAACAGCAAAAACGCGTTGGGATGTGAAACATCCTGACGAACATATCGTTAAACATTTAGCGGAACAGCTGCACATCGACCCGCTGATTGCCAAGCTTCTTGTGCATCGCGGCGTTTGTACGGCGAAAGAGGCAGAAGCCTTTTTGCATCCGCTCAAGCAGCCGTTTCATGATCCGTTTTTGCTTGATGGAATGGAACGTGCGGTTGCGAGACTAGAGCAGGCGATACGGCAAGGCGAGTCTATTTTAGTATACGGTGACTATGATGCCGATGGTGTATGCAGTACGACGGTCATGGTTAGCGCTTTAAAGGAAGCGGGAGCTGTCGTTGATTTTTATATTCCGAATCGCTTTACTGAAGGATACGGTCCGAATGAAGCGGCTTTTCGCCGCGCAAAAGAGCAGGGAGTTTCTCTTATTGTTACGGTGGATAATGGCATCGCGGCGGTGAAGGAAGTGGCCCTTGCCAATGAGCTTGGTATGGACGTTATTATTACCGACCATCATGAGCCGGGACCGGTGTTGCCGGAAGCGTATGAAATCATTCATCCCAAAAAACCCGGAAGTACATATCCGTTTCGCGAACTAGCCGGCGTCGGGGTAGCGTTTAAAGTTGCCCATGCATTGCTTGGGGAGGTTCCACGCCATTTATTGGATGTCGTCTCGATTGGGACGATCGCTGATTTGGTGCCTTTAACGGGGGAAAACCGCCTGCTGGCTGCGCAAGGACTTGACGAACTGCGCCGCACGAAGCGCATCGGCTTGCGCGCCTTATGGCAGCAGTGCAGGATAGAAGCGAAGGAAATCAACGAACAGACGGTTGGCTTTGTGATCGCGCCGCGGATGAACGCGGTTGGACGTTTAGGTGGAGCGGACCCGGCTGTAAGGCTGCTCATGACTGAGGATGAGACGGAAGCGAAAAGGCTGGCGAAAGAAATGGATGACCTTAATCGCGAACGCCAGCAGTTAGTAGCTGAAATAGCGGAAGAAGCGGCGCAAATCGTCCGTGAACAGTTTCCGCCGGCTAGGAATAAAGTGCTCGTCGTGGCGAAAGAAGGATGGAATCCGGGGGTCATTGGCATCGTTGCTTCCCGGTTAGTCGAACAATTTTACCGGCCAACGATCGTTTTAAGCATTGATGCTGAAAAAGGAATAGCCAAAGGTTCGGCGCGAAGCATCCATGGTTTTGACCTCTTTGCCAGCCTATCGACATGCCGTGATATCTTGCCGCATTTTGGTGGCCACCCAATGGCAGCCGGAATGACGTTATCAATCGATCATATTGACGAATTGCGGCAGCGTCTGAACGCACTTGCTGATGAAACGTTGTCAGACGATGATTTCACTCCGATTACGGTCGTCGATGCGGTTTGTTCCGTCTCCGATTTAACGCTGTCGGCAGCAGAACAGCTGGAAAAATTCGCCCCGTTTGGCGTTGGCAATGCGAAACCGCTGTTTTTAATCGAAAATGTTTCCGTGGAAATGATGCGCCGCATCGGTGCCGATCAATCGCATTTAAAGGTGGTTTTTGCCGAAAATGGCGCCACTGTGGATGGCGTTGGGTTTGGCTTTGGCTATCTATATGATGAAATCGCCCGAGATGCAAAAGTATCTGTTGTCGGTGAATTAGCCGTGAATGAATGGAATGGATTGCGCAAGCCGCAGTTGATGATTTATGACGTCGCTGTAAGTGAATGCCAATTATTTGACGTTCGCGGCCAAAGGGATATTTATTCACTGATTGCATCGCTTCCGAAAGAAAAACGGCTGCTCATTATGTTTCGCAAAGAAACGGAACAGATTTCAGATATGGCATCATTTAAGGACGAATTGCACTATGTTCATTCCGGCGAAGAAGCGGCAACGCTTTGCTTGGACGGGCGCTATGTAGTGCTATTGGATCTGCCTCCGTCATTGCAAATTTTAAAAATGTTACTGCGTTCTAGTTTACCTGCGCGCATTTATGCGTTATTCTATCAAAGGGAGACTCATTTTTTCCGCACGCTGCCGACGCGCGACCATTTTAAATGGTTTTATGCATTTTTACGAAAGCAAGGCGTGTTTCATATCGCCGAACATGGCGGCCAACTGGCGCGTGCGCGCGGATGGACGGAAGAAACCGTCCACTTTATGGCAAAAGTATTTTTAGAGCTCGAATTTATTACCGAACGCAATGGAGTGATATCGCTTGTTCCGCAGCCGGCAAAGCGTGACTTAAACGAATCACCGACCTATCGTCTGAAACAAGCTCAGCTGGAGCTGGAAAATCTGCTTTTGTACTCAACTTACGAACAATTGAAGCGCTGTCTTTTCGAAATGAAAGGTTCGCAAACATACGAGGAGGCAAATGTGTAA
- the dtd gene encoding D-aminoacyl-tRNA deacylase — translation MKVVVQRAKKAKVTVNGEVVGAIGHGLVLLVGVTHSDTIEDAAFVADKIAHLRIFEDEAGKMNLSVLDVGGDILSVSQFTLYGDCRKGRRPNFMEAAKPDHALPLYEALNEALRQKGIRVETGKFGAMMEVELINDGPVTLIVESKEKTGN, via the coding sequence ATGAAAGTAGTCGTACAGCGAGCGAAAAAAGCAAAAGTAACGGTGAATGGAGAAGTGGTCGGGGCGATTGGGCACGGACTGGTCTTGCTTGTCGGCGTCACCCATAGCGATACGATCGAAGATGCCGCCTTTGTCGCCGATAAAATCGCCCATTTGCGTATTTTTGAAGATGAAGCGGGGAAAATGAATCTTTCTGTGTTGGATGTTGGCGGCGATATTTTATCTGTTTCGCAATTTACGTTATACGGCGATTGCCGAAAAGGACGGCGGCCGAATTTTATGGAAGCCGCAAAACCGGATCATGCGCTGCCGCTGTATGAGGCATTGAACGAGGCGCTGCGGCAGAAAGGGATTCGCGTGGAAACGGGAAAGTTTGGTGCAATGATGGAAGTGGAGCTCATTAATGACGGTCCGGTGACACTCATTGTCGAAAGCAAGGAAAAAACGGGGAACTAA
- a CDS encoding adenine phosphoribosyltransferase, giving the protein MDLKQYITIVPDFPKPGIMFKDITTLMDKGEAYKYATDQIVEYAREKKIDIVVGPEARGFIIGCPVAYALGVGFAPVRKEGKLPREVVRVEYGLEYGTDVLTMHKDAIKPGQRVLITDDLLATGGTIHATIQLVEQLGGIVAGIAFLIELTELGGRKKLEGYDILTLMQF; this is encoded by the coding sequence ATGGACTTAAAACAATATATTACGATTGTTCCTGACTTTCCAAAACCGGGGATTATGTTTAAAGATATTACAACGTTAATGGATAAAGGCGAAGCGTATAAATATGCGACAGACCAAATTGTTGAGTATGCGCGCGAAAAGAAAATCGATATCGTTGTCGGTCCGGAAGCGCGCGGGTTTATTATTGGCTGTCCGGTTGCGTACGCGCTTGGAGTCGGGTTTGCTCCAGTGCGCAAGGAAGGAAAATTACCGCGCGAGGTAGTTCGTGTCGAATACGGCCTAGAATATGGAACAGATGTGCTGACTATGCATAAAGACGCGATTAAGCCGGGGCAGCGAGTGTTGATTACCGATGACCTATTGGCGACAGGCGGGACGATTCACGCTACGATTCAGCTTGTTGAACAGCTTGGCGGCATTGTAGCCGGCATTGCCTTTTTAATCGAGCTTACCGAACTAGGCGGACGCAAAAAGCTAGAAGGTTATGATATTTTAACGTTGATGCAATTCTAA